In the genome of Bacillus thuringiensis, the window CATTCGCTAGCGCAGAGGCTGCTACAACGAAAGATCAATTAATCGTAGACACTCAGTTAAATAAAATGGATTATTATCAAGATGGAAAATTTATAAAAAGTTTTACTGTCGCTACTGGAAAAGCTGCAACGCCTACACCTAAAGGCACTTTTCAAATCGTAAATAAAATTAAAAACCGCCCTTATTATACAGGCAAAATTAAAGGCGGCGATCCACGTAATCCACTTGGTGACCGTTGGC includes:
- a CDS encoding L,D-transpeptidase — protein: MKKLLLSALLSLGFLTLPFASAEAATTKDQLIVDTQLNKMDYYQDGKFIKSFTVATGKAATPTPKGTFQIVNKIKNRPYYTGKIKGGDPRNPLGDRWLGLNMAGTYGTTYAIHGTNNNQAIGKWTTLGCIRMYNNDIHWLFERVQQQATVTVK